A window of Candidatus Dojkabacteria bacterium contains these coding sequences:
- the nusA gene encoding transcription termination factor NusA has product MALVSEFLAAINQIASERGIDPEEVFQALEAAVAAAYRKEYGGTEESVRVELDRDDGKFKVIANKEVVAKVEDEFTQISLKQAKAIEDSLEIGDSVEIEQEVEDFGRIAAQTAKQVIMQKVRDSEKEAVLAEYSGKVGEVFAAMMQRMQYGDAVFEIGKAMAFMPPEEQISSEFYRIGERYKVLLKDIADTPKGKTLIVSRSAPNFLIELFKMEVPEIESGVVEVKACAREAGSRSKMAVTSHQEGVDPIGSCVGQRGVRIANVMAELGDEKIDIIEWREELSEFVEKALSPAQVISVEINGDLAIVKVEEDQLSLAIGKDGQNVRLAAKLTGMKIDIQGPDGKLERRPKGEVKTDDSAAADDAVADDSATTDGSALDAALVKKLEKAGKTADDVKGWSVEQLMELDGIGKATAEKINKALN; this is encoded by the coding sequence ATGGCTTTAGTATCAGAATTCTTAGCTGCAATAAATCAGATCGCATCAGAGCGAGGCATCGACCCTGAAGAGGTATTTCAGGCTCTTGAGGCTGCTGTCGCCGCTGCATACCGCAAGGAGTACGGTGGAACAGAAGAGAGCGTCAGAGTTGAATTAGACCGCGACGATGGGAAATTTAAGGTGATCGCCAACAAAGAGGTTGTGGCCAAAGTTGAAGATGAGTTCACACAGATCTCGCTCAAGCAGGCAAAAGCAATCGAGGATTCACTCGAGATTGGTGACTCGGTTGAGATCGAGCAGGAGGTAGAAGACTTCGGCCGAATCGCAGCCCAGACAGCCAAGCAGGTTATCATGCAGAAAGTACGTGACTCTGAGAAAGAGGCAGTGCTTGCAGAATATAGCGGCAAGGTTGGCGAAGTATTCGCTGCCATGATGCAGCGAATGCAGTATGGCGACGCAGTTTTTGAAATCGGCAAAGCGATGGCATTCATGCCACCAGAAGAGCAGATCTCTAGCGAATTTTACAGAATCGGTGAGAGATACAAGGTATTGCTCAAAGATATTGCAGATACACCAAAAGGGAAGACATTGATTGTGTCAAGGAGTGCCCCTAACTTCCTGATTGAGCTTTTCAAGATGGAGGTTCCTGAAATTGAATCTGGCGTTGTTGAAGTTAAAGCATGTGCACGTGAAGCAGGCTCAAGGAGCAAGATGGCTGTCACATCACACCAGGAAGGTGTTGATCCAATCGGTTCATGTGTAGGTCAGCGAGGTGTAAGAATCGCTAACGTTATGGCCGAACTTGGTGATGAGAAGATCGATATCATCGAGTGGCGCGAAGAGCTTTCTGAATTTGTAGAGAAGGCACTTAGCCCAGCACAGGTGATCTCAGTCGAAATCAATGGCGACCTGGCAATTGTAAAGGTTGAAGAGGATCAGCTCTCACTGGCAATCGGTAAAGATGGTCAGAATGTAAGGCTTGCAGCCAAATTGACCGGTATGAAGATCGATATCCAGGGCCCCGACGGGAAACTAGAGCGAAGGCCAAAGGGTGAAGTGAAAACCGATGATTCTGCAGCAGCAGATGATGCAGTCGCTGATGATAGCGCAACTACAGATGGGTCAGCTTTGGACGCAGCACTCGTTAAGAAATTAGAAAAGGCTGGAAAGACAGCAGATGATGTTAAGGGTTGGAGCGTTGAGCAGTTAATGGAGCTTGATGGAATTGGTAAGGCAACAGCAGAGAAGATCAACAAGGCTTTGAACTAA